In Tsuneonella amylolytica, one genomic interval encodes:
- a CDS encoding FMN-binding negative transcriptional regulator has translation MHPNPLFRSEDRGLFEALIDQIGFGMVFAGTPDGPRVAHTPLVSTGDGAIQFHLSRGNALTKWLDGETALFTVNGPDAYVSPRWYADRATVPTWDYVALEMEGRVRRMEREGLEALLHTFIEKHETRLGGEKWSADETPAAMWDKLLGGIVGFEMEVQAWRPTFKLSQKQPAEVRETIAEGHEANGAPALAALMRSLAP, from the coding sequence ATGCACCCGAACCCGCTGTTCCGCAGCGAGGATCGCGGCCTGTTCGAAGCCCTGATCGACCAAATCGGCTTCGGCATGGTCTTCGCCGGCACCCCCGATGGCCCGCGCGTGGCGCACACACCGCTCGTGAGCACCGGTGACGGGGCGATCCAGTTTCACCTATCGCGCGGCAATGCGCTGACGAAATGGCTGGACGGGGAGACCGCGCTGTTCACCGTCAACGGACCCGACGCCTACGTCAGCCCGCGCTGGTACGCCGACCGGGCGACGGTCCCCACATGGGACTACGTCGCGCTGGAAATGGAAGGGCGTGTTCGGCGAATGGAGCGGGAGGGACTGGAAGCCCTGCTCCATACCTTCATCGAAAAGCATGAAACGCGACTGGGCGGTGAGAAATGGTCCGCCGACGAGACTCCCGCCGCGATGTGGGACAAGCTGCTCGGTGGCATCGTGGGGTTCGAGATGGAGGTGCAGGCCTGGCGCCCTACCTTCAAGCTTAGCCAGAAACAGCCCGCCGAGGTTCGCGAGACCATCGCCGAGGGGCACGAGGCGAACGGTGCCCCCGCGCTGGCCGCTCTCATGCGGAGCCTCGCGCCATGA
- a CDS encoding RluA family pseudouridine synthase, giving the protein MTDQSTDNVRQFTVGSDDEGIRLDRWFKRHLPQIGFATVSRWARTGQVRVDGKRAKPEDRLAAGQVLRVPPGGDVPRSKAAPARRELSPEQIAEAEAMVLVQDRAAIVLNKPPGLATQGGTKTTAHVDGLLDAFVEDGGPRPRLVHRLDKDTSGVLLIARTPGSAAFFSKRFSGRSAKKVYWALVMGIPEVGHGLIEAPLAKQPGTGGEKMHVDEENGQPARTRYRVIDRAGNRAAWVELEPLTGRTHQLRAHMEAIGHPIVGDGKYGGREAFLTGSISRKMHLHARRLIIDHPDKTKLDVTAPLPEHFAASMEQLGFDETLSDASPTEGPPERTKDEKKQAARQHAKQLRKSKPTRRGRAETRKSMGPKKGKR; this is encoded by the coding sequence ATGACCGACCAGAGCACCGACAACGTCCGCCAGTTCACCGTCGGGTCCGACGACGAAGGCATCCGGCTCGACCGCTGGTTCAAGCGGCACCTGCCGCAGATCGGCTTCGCCACCGTCAGCCGCTGGGCCCGCACCGGGCAGGTCCGCGTTGACGGCAAGCGTGCCAAGCCGGAAGACCGGCTTGCCGCGGGCCAGGTGCTGCGCGTACCGCCGGGCGGCGACGTGCCGCGCAGCAAGGCGGCCCCCGCGCGGCGCGAGCTCTCCCCCGAACAGATCGCCGAGGCCGAGGCCATGGTGCTGGTGCAGGACCGTGCGGCGATCGTGCTCAACAAGCCGCCCGGCCTCGCGACCCAGGGCGGCACCAAGACAACCGCCCACGTCGACGGCCTGCTCGATGCCTTCGTGGAGGATGGCGGTCCGCGCCCGCGGCTCGTCCACCGGCTCGACAAGGATACCAGCGGCGTCCTGCTGATCGCCCGCACCCCGGGCAGCGCGGCGTTCTTTTCCAAGCGGTTCTCGGGCCGAAGCGCGAAGAAGGTCTACTGGGCGCTCGTCATGGGCATTCCGGAGGTCGGGCACGGCCTCATCGAAGCGCCGCTCGCCAAGCAGCCGGGCACCGGCGGCGAGAAGATGCACGTCGACGAGGAAAACGGCCAGCCGGCCCGCACCCGCTACCGCGTGATCGACCGCGCTGGCAACCGCGCCGCCTGGGTGGAGCTCGAACCGCTGACGGGGCGCACGCACCAGCTGCGCGCCCATATGGAAGCGATCGGCCACCCGATCGTGGGCGACGGCAAGTACGGCGGCCGCGAGGCGTTCCTGACCGGCAGCATCAGCCGCAAAATGCACCTTCATGCCCGGCGGTTGATCATCGATCACCCCGACAAGACGAAGCTCGACGTCACAGCCCCGCTGCCCGAACACTTCGCCGCGAGCATGGAGCAGCTGGGCTTCGACGAAACCCTGAGCGACGCCTCGCCCACCGAAGGCCCGCCGGAACGGACGAAGGACGAGAAGAAGCAGGCCGCGCGCCAGCATGCCAAGCAGCTTCGCAAGTCCAAGCCCACCCGTCGCGGGCGGGCCGAAACGCGTAAATCCATGGGGCCAAAGAAGGGCAAGCGCTGA
- a CDS encoding DUF4153 domain-containing protein, translating to MPAIVDPEQAKWTMTEQTIDPASGDAVTGSRWPVRPWLLAGLLALAGLAIWAATGGDGPDTKEGWRAALGAFVFFGAGAFAFSLERDRWRGPLAFAALAGLVMAGLAWRAVGSGDAHAGSEYGFLAGLAATGIALPLFQAGFHRTRFATPYARIHRQVWDDAICLAGSVVFLGASWLLLSLLSELFHLLKIEVLRDLMREGWFGATFSGAALGAALGTLRNEIGIIGTLRTVVMAVLSILAVPLAAGLALFLAAMIVSGPDVLWEATRSATPVLLACAAGAWVLANAILREDDGESSGNRALRLAARVLALSILPLTVFAAVSMGTRVAQHGLSPERLWGIVAIAVATACGLAWFVAAVRGRRHGWQENLRRANLNLAVLVSAVALFLALPIFDFGAIGARQQVARLERGTVSAEAFDYEALRWEFGDAGRKALAALGRSDRPQVARLARLALRDRRVTQVEPRRTDRGLIVVRTADPAVKDRVYRNLATDGYRCAQGCYVIDLGPARGGRRFAILGGITANVVIIDAEGQFEPDIETDLRAQTTLYRHGDTVEVRTVPRKTLFVNGKPIEVLDPARALEGAPTGR from the coding sequence GTGCCAGCTATCGTCGACCCCGAACAGGCGAAGTGGACGATGACCGAGCAAACGATCGACCCGGCGAGCGGTGACGCAGTTACGGGTTCGCGCTGGCCCGTGCGGCCGTGGCTGCTGGCCGGACTGCTCGCGCTTGCCGGTCTCGCGATATGGGCCGCGACCGGCGGCGACGGTCCCGACACGAAGGAAGGCTGGCGCGCCGCGCTCGGAGCATTCGTGTTCTTCGGTGCAGGCGCGTTCGCATTCTCGCTCGAGCGGGACCGGTGGCGGGGGCCGCTTGCCTTCGCCGCGCTGGCGGGCCTCGTCATGGCAGGCCTCGCGTGGCGCGCTGTCGGTTCGGGCGATGCGCATGCGGGGTCTGAATACGGGTTCCTCGCCGGACTGGCCGCGACCGGCATCGCTCTGCCGCTGTTCCAGGCCGGGTTTCACCGCACCCGTTTCGCCACCCCGTACGCGCGTATCCACCGACAGGTCTGGGACGATGCCATCTGCCTTGCCGGCAGCGTAGTGTTCCTGGGTGCGTCGTGGTTGCTGCTGTCGCTGCTGTCCGAACTGTTCCACCTGCTGAAGATCGAGGTGCTGCGCGACCTGATGCGCGAGGGGTGGTTCGGTGCGACATTCTCCGGCGCGGCGCTGGGTGCGGCTCTCGGCACGCTGCGCAACGAGATCGGGATCATCGGCACGCTGCGCACGGTCGTGATGGCCGTCCTGTCGATCCTTGCCGTGCCGCTGGCGGCGGGGCTCGCGCTGTTCCTCGCTGCGATGATCGTCTCGGGCCCCGACGTCCTGTGGGAAGCGACACGCAGTGCGACGCCGGTCCTGCTCGCCTGCGCGGCCGGCGCATGGGTGCTGGCCAATGCGATCCTGCGCGAGGACGATGGCGAGAGCAGCGGTAACCGGGCCCTGCGTTTGGCGGCGCGCGTCCTTGCGCTCAGCATCCTGCCGCTCACCGTCTTCGCCGCGGTGTCGATGGGGACGCGGGTGGCCCAGCACGGGCTCAGCCCGGAACGGCTGTGGGGCATCGTCGCGATCGCGGTGGCGACCGCCTGCGGCCTTGCATGGTTCGTGGCGGCGGTGCGGGGCCGGCGGCACGGATGGCAGGAGAACCTGCGCCGCGCGAACCTGAACCTGGCGGTGCTTGTGTCGGCCGTGGCGCTGTTTTTGGCCCTGCCGATCTTCGACTTCGGGGCGATCGGCGCGCGCCAGCAGGTGGCGCGGCTGGAACGCGGCACGGTCAGCGCGGAGGCATTCGACTACGAGGCGCTGCGCTGGGAGTTCGGAGATGCGGGGCGCAAGGCGCTTGCAGCCCTAGGGCGAAGCGACCGGCCCCAGGTCGCTCGGCTGGCGCGGCTGGCCTTGCGCGACAGGCGCGTCACACAGGTGGAACCGCGCCGGACCGACCGCGGCCTCATCGTCGTCCGCACCGCCGATCCCGCCGTGAAGGACCGGGTCTATCGCAACCTCGCCACCGACGGCTATCGCTGCGCGCAGGGGTGCTATGTCATCGATCTGGGCCCCGCGCGCGGCGGCCGTCGGTTCGCCATACTGGGCGGCATCACGGCGAACGTGGTGATAATCGATGCCGAAGGCCAGTTCGAACCCGACATCGAAACGGACCTGCGGGCCCAGACCACGCTCTACCGGCACGGCGACACGGTCGAGGTTCGCACGGTCCCGCGCAAGACGCTCTTCGTGAACGGCAAGCCGATCGAGGTGCTCGATCCCGCAAGGGCGCTTGAAGGGGCCCCGACCGGTCGCTAG
- the gatA gene encoding Asp-tRNA(Asn)/Glu-tRNA(Gln) amidotransferase subunit GatA, translated as MTDLTELGVKEIRDGVRAGDFTAVEVAEGFNANVAAAQDALNAFIVATPDLAVEAARAVDADRAAGRDLGKLAGVPIGMKDLFATRGVQTTAASHILEGFVPEYESTVSANLWNAGAGMLGKLNLDQFAMGSSNETSYFGNVISPWRKDGANAGLAPGGSSGGSSAAVAARLCPAATGTDTGGSIRQPAAFTGIAGIKPTYGRCSRWGIVAFASSLDQAGPMARDVTDCAIMLEAMAGFDAKDSTSLDMPVPQWEAGLDPDLRGKKVGIPREYRMDGTDADILKSWDDGIAWLKDAGAEIVEVSLPHTKYALPAYYIVAPAEASSNLARYDGVRYGLRDLPDGANLQDMYAATRAAGFGDEVKRRIMIGTYVLSAGFYDAYYNQAQRVRTLIANDFAAAFGQCDVILAPTTPTASFPLGDKVDDPLAMYLNDVFAVPASLAGLPAMSVPAGLNSEGLPLGLQIIGRAFDEQGVLNAGLAIESHAQFNAKPEKWW; from the coding sequence ATGACCGACCTGACCGAACTCGGCGTCAAGGAAATCCGCGACGGGGTGCGCGCCGGCGACTTCACCGCGGTGGAGGTGGCGGAAGGCTTCAACGCCAACGTCGCTGCCGCGCAGGACGCGCTCAACGCCTTCATCGTCGCCACACCCGATCTGGCGGTCGAGGCCGCACGGGCCGTCGATGCGGACCGCGCGGCGGGCAGGGACCTCGGCAAGCTCGCCGGCGTGCCCATCGGAATGAAGGACCTGTTCGCCACCAGGGGCGTGCAGACCACCGCGGCGAGCCACATCCTTGAAGGCTTCGTGCCCGAGTACGAAAGCACCGTGTCGGCGAACCTGTGGAATGCGGGCGCGGGCATGCTGGGCAAGCTCAACCTCGACCAGTTCGCGATGGGTTCGTCGAACGAGACGAGCTATTTCGGCAACGTGATCTCGCCGTGGCGCAAGGACGGGGCCAATGCCGGCCTCGCCCCCGGCGGCTCCTCGGGCGGCAGCTCGGCCGCGGTCGCGGCGCGGCTGTGCCCGGCGGCGACCGGCACCGACACCGGCGGCTCGATCCGCCAGCCGGCCGCGTTCACCGGCATCGCCGGGATCAAGCCGACTTACGGCCGCTGCAGCCGATGGGGCATCGTGGCCTTCGCCAGCAGCCTCGATCAGGCGGGCCCGATGGCGCGCGACGTCACCGATTGCGCGATCATGCTGGAGGCGATGGCCGGCTTCGATGCCAAGGATTCGACCAGCCTCGACATGCCGGTGCCGCAGTGGGAAGCGGGCCTCGATCCCGACCTCCGCGGCAAGAAGGTCGGCATCCCGCGCGAATACCGGATGGACGGCACCGACGCGGACATCCTCAAGAGCTGGGACGACGGCATTGCCTGGCTGAAGGACGCAGGCGCCGAGATCGTCGAGGTGAGCCTGCCACACACCAAGTACGCGCTGCCCGCTTATTACATCGTCGCCCCTGCCGAAGCTTCGAGCAACCTCGCCCGTTACGACGGCGTGCGGTACGGCCTGCGCGACCTGCCGGACGGCGCGAACCTGCAGGACATGTACGCCGCCACCCGCGCCGCCGGTTTCGGCGACGAGGTGAAGCGCCGGATCATGATCGGCACTTACGTGCTGTCGGCAGGCTTCTACGATGCCTATTACAATCAGGCGCAGCGCGTCCGCACACTGATCGCGAACGACTTCGCGGCCGCGTTCGGGCAGTGCGACGTAATCCTCGCACCCACGACGCCGACCGCCAGCTTCCCGCTCGGCGACAAGGTTGACGATCCGCTGGCGATGTACCTCAACGATGTCTTCGCCGTGCCCGCTTCGTTGGCGGGATTGCCCGCGATGAGCGTGCCGGCCGGGCTGAACTCCGAAGGGCTGCCGTTGGGCCTCCAGATCATCGGCCGCGCCTTCGACGAGCAAGGCGTGCTCAACGCCGGACTCGCGATCGAGAGCCACGCGCAGTTCAACGCCAAGCCGGAGAAATGGTGGTGA
- a CDS encoding FKBP-type peptidyl-prolyl cis-trans isomerase: MTEITRVPLQPIAKGSLTKLWLGVVVAVLLGAGIAFASVPDGVTVDTITEGTGPRPGPSDVVFIKYVGTLADGTEFDRSKELPFPTGGIIPDGMPMQVSGVVPGFAEGLQQMQKGGKYVVNIPAKDAYGDAPPPNSPIPPNANLTFDVEMVDFMSEAEATQRFQALQQMMQAQQGGAEAPAGPPAPQQ, translated from the coding sequence ATGACCGAGATCACCCGCGTTCCCCTTCAGCCGATCGCCAAGGGGTCGCTGACCAAGCTCTGGCTCGGTGTCGTCGTCGCCGTGCTGCTGGGTGCGGGTATCGCCTTCGCCAGCGTGCCCGACGGAGTGACCGTGGACACGATCACCGAAGGCACCGGGCCGCGCCCGGGTCCGTCGGACGTCGTCTTCATCAAATACGTCGGCACGCTGGCCGACGGGACCGAGTTCGACCGTTCGAAGGAACTGCCGTTCCCGACCGGCGGCATCATCCCCGATGGGATGCCGATGCAGGTTTCGGGCGTGGTCCCCGGCTTCGCCGAAGGTCTGCAGCAAATGCAGAAGGGCGGCAAGTACGTCGTCAATATCCCGGCCAAGGACGCCTATGGCGACGCCCCGCCGCCGAATTCGCCGATTCCGCCGAACGCGAACCTGACGTTCGATGTCGAGATGGTCGACTTCATGAGCGAAGCCGAGGCGACCCAGCGGTTCCAGGCGCTGCAGCAGATGATGCAGGCTCAGCAGGGCGGCGCCGAGGCTCCGGCAGGCCCGCCCGCGCCGCAGCAGTAA
- the rpsU gene encoding 30S ribosomal protein S21 — translation MQIMVRDNNVDQALRALKKKLQREGVYREMKLRRHYEKPSEKRAREKAAAVRRARKMERKRMERDGVK, via the coding sequence ATGCAGATCATGGTTCGCGATAACAATGTCGATCAGGCCCTGCGCGCGCTCAAGAAGAAGCTGCAGCGCGAGGGTGTCTATCGCGAAATGAAGCTGCGTCGCCACTACGAGAAGCCGAGCGAGAAGCGCGCCCGTGAAAAGGCCGCCGCCGTGCGCCGCGCCCGCAAGATGGAGCGCAAGCGGATGGAGCGCGACGGGGTCAAGTAA
- a CDS encoding lipid II flippase Amj family protein: MDRSLLIICVLTAIINLIGALAYAARIAGVRTRKIAMSFALFNALVLVSRLSNGFLAPLIAKRVENALARGAGAHLQADFRIILLATTLGVVVGIALVPAAQRLMARVIEGMQHRRSLARVALRTFTPGGLRTLRDSATLPKVRRPMSLKPPREVGWSVLAANCFAQAILVVGVLASIYAGYVEPQFRVTASQLSALINGFATILLFLVIDPQLSLLTDDVIDGKTSEAAYRRSIVWISGSRLVGTILAQALFLPAALAIAWVAARI; encoded by the coding sequence ATGGACCGATCGCTCCTCATCATCTGCGTGCTGACCGCGATCATCAATCTGATCGGCGCGCTGGCCTACGCCGCGCGCATCGCCGGTGTGCGGACCCGCAAGATCGCCATGAGCTTCGCGCTGTTCAACGCGCTGGTGCTGGTATCGCGGCTGTCGAACGGCTTCCTGGCGCCGCTGATCGCCAAGCGGGTCGAGAACGCCTTGGCGCGAGGGGCGGGCGCGCACCTGCAGGCCGACTTCCGCATCATCCTGCTGGCGACGACGCTGGGCGTGGTAGTGGGAATCGCGTTGGTCCCGGCGGCACAGAGGCTGATGGCGCGGGTGATCGAGGGAATGCAGCATCGCCGCTCGCTCGCCCGGGTGGCCTTGCGCACGTTCACGCCCGGCGGCCTTCGGACCCTGCGTGACTCGGCGACCCTGCCGAAGGTGCGCCGCCCGATGTCGCTGAAGCCGCCACGCGAGGTGGGCTGGAGCGTGCTCGCCGCCAACTGTTTCGCGCAGGCGATCCTCGTCGTCGGCGTCCTGGCGTCGATCTACGCCGGGTATGTCGAGCCGCAGTTCCGCGTCACCGCCTCGCAGCTGTCGGCATTGATAAACGGGTTCGCGACGATCCTGCTGTTCCTCGTGATCGACCCGCAGCTCTCGCTGCTCACCGACGACGTGATCGACGGCAAGACGAGCGAGGCGGCCTATCGCCGGTCAATCGTGTGGATATCGGGCAGCCGACTGGTGGGCACGATCCTGGCGCAGGCGCTGTTCCTGCCGGCCGCGCTCGCCATCGCGTGGGTCGCGGCGCGGATTTGA
- a CDS encoding J domain-containing protein, which produces MPRSVPEFIDFYEVLHVDPGCSQRELEVAFHLLAKRFHPDSPDTTDIDRFDEVTAAYRVLRDPVARKEYDDRFFPNRQETITNGRCDDADALDERTAVSDAEMHSRILLALYKRRRAHPTDASVGQWHLQQAIGCSPDSFDFHMWYLKSKGFVEVAEDSGFVITIGGVDEVISQSRAHRAERLLLTLADPDEENGGSR; this is translated from the coding sequence ATGCCGCGCAGCGTACCGGAATTCATCGATTTCTACGAGGTTCTGCACGTCGATCCCGGCTGCTCCCAGCGCGAGCTCGAGGTCGCGTTCCATCTTCTCGCCAAGCGGTTCCATCCGGATTCGCCCGACACGACCGACATCGACCGGTTCGATGAAGTCACTGCCGCTTACCGTGTGCTGCGCGATCCGGTCGCCCGCAAGGAGTACGACGACCGCTTCTTCCCGAACCGGCAAGAGACGATCACGAACGGCCGGTGCGACGACGCGGACGCGCTCGACGAACGGACCGCGGTGTCCGATGCCGAGATGCATTCGCGCATCCTGCTCGCGCTCTACAAGCGGCGGCGCGCGCACCCCACCGATGCCAGCGTCGGGCAGTGGCACCTGCAGCAAGCGATCGGGTGTTCGCCGGACTCGTTCGATTTTCACATGTGGTACCTGAAGTCGAAGGGCTTCGTCGAAGTCGCCGAGGACTCGGGCTTTGTCATCACGATCGGCGGCGTAGACGAGGTAATCTCGCAAAGCCGGGCGCACCGTGCCGAACGGCTGCTGCTGACACTCGCCGATCCGGACGAGGAAAACGGCGGCTCGCGCTAG
- the crcB gene encoding fluoride efflux transporter CrcB, with amino-acid sequence MTAPSPLTASAMVFAGGGAGAVLRYQLGRAMTGALGPAAVSAFPWATLAVNVIGSLAMGLLAGWLAKAGPGAGETWRLVVGVGFLGGFTTFSAFSLELMLLIERGQAGSAFAYAAVSVLAGLTGLYIGLIAMRLA; translated from the coding sequence ATGACAGCTCCCAGTCCCCTGACGGCCAGCGCAATGGTTTTCGCCGGAGGCGGAGCGGGCGCCGTGCTCCGCTATCAGCTCGGCCGTGCGATGACCGGCGCGCTGGGCCCCGCCGCCGTATCCGCCTTTCCATGGGCCACGCTGGCCGTGAATGTAATCGGGAGCCTGGCGATGGGCCTCCTGGCGGGCTGGCTGGCTAAGGCGGGGCCCGGTGCGGGGGAAACCTGGCGGCTCGTCGTGGGCGTAGGTTTTTTGGGGGGCTTCACGACGTTTTCCGCCTTCAGCCTCGAGCTGATGCTGCTGATCGAGCGCGGACAGGCGGGAAGCGCGTTCGCCTATGCCGCGGTCTCGGTGCTGGCGGGGCTCACCGGCCTCTACATCGGCCTCATCGCGATGCGGCTCGCTTGA
- a CDS encoding ABC-type transport auxiliary lipoprotein family protein has product MTMTRIALASASVLMLSACISFGPKTPESLLNLTPTASVPAGTTINGDVASALHINEPDAPAKLAVTRVPVQIDDSNIAYVENAVWADRPTRLFRKLLGETIRAKTGRLVIDYDDPALTPTNQLRGTLQDFGYDARTGSVRVTFDAVRDVNGTQVTTRRFTAEVPGVVAEAAPVGIALNMAANDVAGQVADWVR; this is encoded by the coding sequence ATGACCATGACCCGTATCGCACTCGCCTCGGCCTCGGTCCTGATGCTGTCGGCCTGCATCAGCTTCGGTCCGAAGACGCCCGAAAGCCTGCTGAACCTGACCCCTACGGCGTCGGTACCGGCGGGCACCACGATCAACGGCGACGTCGCCAGCGCGCTGCATATAAACGAGCCCGACGCCCCGGCGAAGCTGGCGGTCACGCGCGTGCCGGTGCAGATCGACGACAGCAATATCGCCTATGTCGAAAACGCCGTCTGGGCCGACCGACCGACGCGTTTGTTCCGCAAGCTGCTGGGCGAAACCATCCGCGCCAAGACCGGCCGGCTCGTGATCGATTACGACGATCCGGCGCTGACCCCCACGAACCAGCTGCGGGGCACGCTGCAAGACTTCGGCTACGACGCGCGGACCGGAAGCGTGCGCGTGACGTTCGACGCGGTGCGCGACGTCAACGGCACCCAGGTGACCACGCGCCGCTTCACGGCCGAAGTGCCCGGTGTCGTGGCCGAAGCCGCGCCCGTCGGCATAGCGCTCAACATGGCGGCCAACGACGTCGCAGGCCAGGTTGCCGACTGGGTCCGCTGA
- the gatC gene encoding Asp-tRNA(Asn)/Glu-tRNA(Gln) amidotransferase subunit GatC — protein MSVDRKTVAKIASLARIRMDDAALDRLVPEFNNILAWVEQLGEVDTSGVEPMTAVIPNHQRLRDDVIDADPLTGGGVRDAVLANAPAPEHGFFGVPKVIE, from the coding sequence ATGTCAGTAGACCGCAAAACAGTGGCCAAGATCGCTTCGCTCGCGCGCATCCGGATGGATGATGCCGCGCTCGACCGGCTGGTGCCCGAATTCAACAACATTCTCGCCTGGGTCGAACAGCTCGGCGAGGTGGACACCAGCGGCGTCGAGCCGATGACCGCGGTGATCCCGAACCACCAGCGCCTGCGCGACGACGTGATCGATGCAGACCCGCTGACCGGCGGCGGCGTGCGCGACGCGGTGCTGGCCAACGCCCCCGCGCCCGAACACGGCTTCTTCGGCGTGCCCAAGGTGATCGAGTAA
- a CDS encoding HAD-IA family hydrolase encodes MKLAVFDCDGTLVDGQAPVCDAMEAAFAQAGLPAPGRHAVRRIVGLSLPQAVRALAPDADPGRQAAAVDAYKIAFRAAREEGRLEEPLFAGIADLLGRLVDGGWTLAVATGKSDRGLTGCLAGHGIEGHFASLQTADRHPSKPHPAMLEAALFETGARAEEAVMIGDTTFDMAMARAAGVRAVGVAWGYHAATELRTAGAEAVAADAEELETFLHG; translated from the coding sequence ATGAAGCTGGCGGTGTTCGATTGCGACGGCACCCTCGTCGACGGGCAGGCCCCGGTCTGCGATGCGATGGAGGCAGCCTTCGCCCAAGCCGGCCTGCCCGCGCCGGGTCGCCACGCGGTACGCCGCATCGTCGGGCTCAGCCTGCCGCAGGCAGTGCGCGCGCTCGCACCCGATGCCGATCCGGGCCGGCAGGCCGCGGCGGTCGATGCCTACAAGATCGCTTTCCGTGCGGCGCGGGAGGAGGGACGGCTGGAAGAACCGCTGTTCGCCGGCATCGCCGACCTTCTCGGCCGCCTCGTCGATGGCGGCTGGACCCTCGCCGTCGCCACGGGCAAGTCCGACCGCGGGCTGACCGGCTGTCTCGCGGGGCACGGCATCGAAGGGCATTTCGCCTCGCTGCAGACCGCCGACCGGCATCCGTCGAAGCCCCACCCCGCCATGCTGGAGGCCGCGCTGTTCGAGACCGGCGCGCGTGCGGAAGAGGCAGTGATGATCGGCGACACGACGTTCGACATGGCGATGGCCCGCGCGGCGGGCGTGCGCGCGGTCGGTGTCGCATGGGGCTATCACGCCGCAACCGAACTGCGCACAGCGGGGGCCGAAGCCGTCGCTGCCGACGCCGAAGAACTGGAGACCTTTCTACATGGCTAG
- a CDS encoding ATP12 family chaperone protein, with the protein MKRFWKDATVEERDGGWRVLLDGRPIRTQATGAPQVLPTPALAEMLAAEWRAQGEDIDPATFPARDMADYAIDAVAADPGRTIDTVLRYAETDTLCYRADPDEPLWKRQQEVWEPILAAFEAREGLRMERASGILHRPLAPETLATLRDRLTGLDPLTLAALETITALAASLVTGLSALEVDADPAALWAAAELEEAWQAEQWGSDSEAEARRTKRAQAFLQAHAFAHAIR; encoded by the coding sequence ATGAAGCGGTTCTGGAAGGACGCGACTGTCGAGGAGCGCGACGGCGGATGGCGGGTGCTGCTCGACGGGCGGCCGATCCGGACGCAGGCGACCGGCGCGCCGCAGGTGCTGCCCACGCCGGCGCTGGCCGAGATGCTCGCGGCGGAATGGCGCGCGCAGGGCGAGGACATCGATCCTGCGACTTTCCCGGCGCGCGACATGGCCGACTATGCGATCGATGCGGTCGCCGCCGACCCGGGCCGGACGATCGATACCGTGCTGCGCTATGCCGAGACCGACACCCTTTGCTACCGCGCCGATCCGGACGAGCCGCTGTGGAAGCGGCAGCAGGAGGTCTGGGAGCCGATCCTCGCCGCGTTCGAGGCGCGCGAAGGGCTGCGGATGGAGCGGGCCAGCGGAATTCTCCACCGCCCGCTCGCACCCGAGACGCTGGCGACTTTGCGCGACCGGCTGACCGGGCTCGATCCGCTGACGCTCGCCGCGCTGGAGACGATAACCGCGCTCGCCGCGTCGCTGGTCACCGGCTTGTCCGCACTGGAGGTAGATGCCGATCCGGCCGCGCTGTGGGCGGCTGCCGAACTGGAGGAAGCCTGGCAGGCGGAGCAGTGGGGCAGCGATTCCGAAGCGGAGGCGCGGCGCACCAAACGCGCGCAGGCGTTCCTACAGGCTCACGCGTTCGCGCATGCGATAAGGTGA